A single genomic interval of Terriglobus albidus harbors:
- a CDS encoding OmpH family outer membrane protein → MNRNVLLISAIAAGIAAPALAQTAAPQPAAPAAAPQQQVKPEAVPAKIALIAFEQVVLATNEGQQAVATVQKKYEPTKAKIEAAGNEVDSLKKQLQSGTSLSDEEKASRARTIDTKEKQLNRDAEDAQAAYNQDLQEAISKIAGKVSQVAQQYVSKNGYTLLIDIGSQQSNVMWATPNTDISQAVVDAYNTQSGVAAPPPSAPSATKPTTPRPSTTPKK, encoded by the coding sequence ATGAATCGTAACGTTCTTCTCATTTCCGCGATCGCCGCCGGCATCGCGGCTCCCGCTCTGGCACAGACCGCCGCTCCGCAGCCCGCTGCTCCCGCTGCGGCGCCGCAGCAGCAGGTGAAGCCCGAAGCCGTTCCCGCGAAGATCGCCCTGATCGCCTTCGAGCAGGTGGTTCTGGCCACCAACGAGGGCCAGCAGGCGGTCGCCACCGTTCAGAAGAAGTACGAGCCCACCAAAGCCAAGATCGAAGCCGCGGGTAATGAGGTCGATTCGCTGAAGAAGCAGCTCCAGAGCGGTACCAGCCTCTCCGACGAGGAGAAGGCCAGCCGCGCCCGCACCATCGACACGAAGGAAAAGCAGCTCAACCGCGATGCCGAGGATGCACAGGCTGCTTACAACCAGGACCTGCAGGAAGCGATCAGCAAGATCGCCGGCAAGGTAAGCCAGGTGGCCCAGCAGTATGTCTCCAAGAATGGCTACACGCTTCTGATCGACATCGGCAGCCAGCAGAGCAACGTAATGTGGGCGACTCCGAACACCGATATCTCGCAGGCGGTTGTGGACGCCTACAACACCCAGTCCGGTGTTGCTGCTCCTCCGCCGTCCGCTCCGTCGGCCACCAAGCCAACGACGCCGCGTCCGTCGACGACCCCGAAGAAGTAA
- a CDS encoding sensor histidine kinase: MAVPRSLTRRYLWLQFGGWGILCLILFSIALVYLQYSHHTLTRKLFGQVALSYGLYLIYGIVASHLLHLGLRRWITLPLRAMLPRLVPLLLGAAALMNVFMIVINDRLLHITLGKVNRGIAASLYVNNSIMLFGWVIVYALIHTVRERRRDEARRLELELAAQEAQYRSLSARVNPHFLFNALNTIRALMYEDRAQADLALTRLASLLRAGLRGEERREIPLKDELAVVDDYLQLEQMRFEHRLRVRCEITDEARRALIPPMAIQHLVENAVKHGIARIERGGEIILRSSIADSTLQIVVTNPLPAAISTATEVSGTGLENSRQRLRLLYGTDAGLHLRLDDSIATATLTLPLKEEETDHARTSD, translated from the coding sequence TTGGCCGTACCTCGTAGTCTTACGCGGCGTTACCTCTGGCTGCAGTTCGGCGGCTGGGGAATTCTCTGCCTCATCCTCTTCTCTATTGCCCTGGTCTACCTGCAATACAGCCACCACACTCTTACCCGGAAACTCTTCGGCCAGGTGGCTCTCTCCTACGGGCTTTACCTTATCTACGGCATCGTAGCCTCACATCTGCTGCATCTTGGCCTGCGCCGGTGGATCACGCTGCCGTTGCGCGCGATGTTGCCGCGTCTTGTGCCTCTGCTTCTCGGCGCGGCAGCGCTCATGAACGTCTTCATGATTGTGATCAACGATCGCCTGCTCCACATCACGCTGGGTAAGGTCAATCGTGGCATCGCGGCTTCTCTCTATGTGAACAACAGCATCATGCTCTTCGGCTGGGTCATTGTGTACGCCCTGATCCATACCGTTCGCGAGCGGCGCCGCGATGAGGCTCGCCGCCTTGAGCTCGAACTGGCCGCACAGGAGGCACAGTACCGCAGCCTCAGCGCACGTGTGAATCCGCACTTCCTCTTCAACGCCCTCAATACCATTCGCGCCCTCATGTACGAAGATCGTGCGCAGGCCGACCTGGCGCTTACCCGCCTTGCCAGTCTGCTGCGTGCCGGGCTGCGCGGCGAAGAGCGCCGCGAGATTCCGCTCAAGGACGAACTCGCGGTCGTCGACGATTACCTTCAACTCGAACAGATGCGCTTCGAACACAGACTGAGAGTCCGTTGCGAGATCACCGACGAAGCCCGGCGGGCTCTCATCCCTCCGATGGCTATCCAGCATCTGGTCGAGAACGCTGTTAAGCATGGCATCGCGCGCATCGAGCGGGGCGGCGAGATCATTCTGCGTTCCAGCATCGCAGATAGCACCCTGCAGATCGTGGTCACCAATCCTCTCCCCGCAGCAATATCTACTGCGACCGAAGTCTCCGGAACCGGACTTGAGAACTCGAGGCAGCGCCTGCGCCTGCTTTATGGAACGGATGCCGGACTCCATCTTCGTCTCGATGACTCAATCGCCACTGCAACGCTGACGCTGCCGCTCAAAGAAGAGGAGACCGACCATGCGCGCACTTCTGATTGA
- a CDS encoding LytR/AlgR family response regulator transcription factor, with amino-acid sequence MRALLIDDERRARAEMRRLLGAHPEVTIAGEAANVSEAKEMITRERPDLLFLDVEMPGATGFDLLDEIASREQTPAVIFTTAFDRYALRAFEVRAADYLLKPVTPERLKAALEHVRTEDRSEPQKLPLDQFFIREGERAWMVRAVEIKLIEAEGNYARLHFGENRPLILRSLQTLQARLDEHFFRANRSQIVNLRWIARMELEVDGAVRAVLKDGTEVIFSRRQSQALKERMAI; translated from the coding sequence ATGCGCGCACTTCTGATTGATGATGAGCGCCGTGCGCGTGCCGAGATGCGCCGCCTTCTGGGGGCCCATCCCGAAGTGACCATTGCCGGCGAGGCAGCAAATGTCTCCGAGGCCAAGGAGATGATCACTCGCGAGCGGCCCGACCTGCTGTTCCTCGATGTAGAGATGCCCGGAGCCACCGGCTTCGATCTGCTCGATGAGATCGCAAGCCGCGAACAGACACCCGCCGTGATCTTCACCACCGCGTTCGATCGGTACGCACTGCGAGCCTTTGAGGTTCGTGCCGCCGACTACCTGCTGAAGCCGGTCACACCGGAGCGCCTGAAAGCCGCCCTTGAGCATGTCCGCACTGAAGATCGCTCCGAGCCGCAGAAGCTGCCTCTCGACCAGTTCTTTATCCGGGAAGGCGAGCGCGCCTGGATGGTACGCGCGGTGGAGATCAAGCTGATTGAAGCAGAGGGCAACTATGCCCGGCTTCACTTCGGCGAGAATCGCCCTCTCATTCTGCGCAGCCTGCAAACCCTCCAGGCCAGATTGGACGAGCACTTCTTCCGCGCTAACCGCAGCCAGATTGTCAACCTGCGATGGATCGCGCGGATGGAGCTGGAAGTTGATGGAGCTGTACGGGCAGTGTTGAAGGACGGAACCGAAGTGATCTTCTCGCGCCGTCAGTCACAGGCGTTGAAAGAACGTATGGCGATTTAA
- a CDS encoding zinc-ribbon domain containing protein: MEFVDRILKCSDCGGEFVFTAGEQLFFFDKQFKNDPKRCKSCKAKRAARGTGSAPSTRTETRTQCSECGVETTVPFKPTQGRPVLCRQCFQQKRPVAAVVAVPDPSSTPIAQA, from the coding sequence ATGGAGTTTGTGGACCGTATTCTGAAGTGCTCCGACTGTGGCGGTGAGTTCGTCTTCACCGCCGGGGAACAGCTATTTTTCTTCGATAAACAGTTTAAGAACGATCCCAAGCGCTGCAAGTCGTGTAAGGCAAAGCGAGCGGCGCGGGGAACCGGTTCTGCGCCCAGCACCCGGACAGAGACACGTACGCAGTGCAGCGAGTGTGGCGTAGAGACGACTGTGCCCTTCAAGCCGACGCAGGGACGTCCGGTCCTCTGCCGCCAGTGTTTCCAGCAGAAGCGCCCGGTAGCCGCAGTGGTTGCGGTACCCGATCCCTCCAGCACGCCGATCGCGCAGGCTTAG
- the rpsU gene encoding 30S ribosomal protein S21: MAEVRVQEGEPLENALRRFKRKVQQEDIIKEVKRHSFYLKPGEKKRVKEALARKRNRKKSRKEQD, translated from the coding sequence TTGGCAGAGGTTCGAGTTCAAGAAGGCGAACCCCTTGAAAATGCCCTGCGCCGTTTTAAGCGCAAGGTGCAGCAGGAAGACATTATCAAGGAAGTAAAGCGTCATTCCTTCTACCTGAAGCCGGGTGAAAAGAAGCGCGTGAAGGAAGCCCTGGCCCGCAAGCGCAACCGCAAGAAGTCGCGCAAGGAGCAGGACTAA
- a CDS encoding RNA polymerase sigma factor, whose product MKLSATISVLPPLHTSAQFEQIVQEHQQQVFRTLARLVNRRENLEDLAQEVFLRLYRALPTFRGEAMLSTYLYRITVNVAQDEWKRRRRVDDPLLPMSTGEEDGGPTLENRLAHRDPGAEQQLLSGEFWSMVQQQMMTLTPMERTVLTLFHQEEQTYEQIALTLNLPINTVRTHLHRARTRLKQRVEQAMKPEAAKPAVTINERVRV is encoded by the coding sequence GTGAAACTTTCGGCGACAATCTCAGTCCTACCGCCTTTGCACACCAGCGCCCAATTCGAACAGATCGTGCAGGAACACCAGCAGCAGGTCTTCCGTACCCTCGCCCGGCTGGTGAACCGCCGGGAAAATCTGGAAGACCTGGCGCAGGAGGTGTTCTTGCGGCTGTACCGCGCGCTGCCTACATTTCGAGGAGAGGCGATGCTGTCGACCTATCTGTACCGCATCACGGTGAACGTAGCGCAGGATGAATGGAAGCGCCGACGCCGTGTCGACGATCCGCTGCTTCCCATGTCGACGGGCGAAGAGGATGGCGGTCCAACGCTCGAAAATCGCCTGGCACATCGGGATCCTGGTGCGGAGCAGCAGCTTCTCTCTGGAGAGTTCTGGTCGATGGTGCAGCAGCAGATGATGACGCTAACGCCGATGGAGCGGACGGTGCTCACCCTCTTCCATCAGGAAGAGCAGACCTACGAACAGATTGCGCTGACGCTGAATCTTCCGATTAATACGGTGCGGACGCATCTGCACCGCGCGCGAACACGTCTGAAACAGAGAGTCGAGCAGGCGATGAAGCCGGAAGCAGCGAAGCCCGCTGTTACGATCAACGAAAGGGTAAGAGTATGA
- a CDS encoding gamma carbonic anhydrase family protein, whose amino-acid sequence MIRSYQGKTPSVGQGCYIDQSAQVIGDVILGDQCSVWMNAVVRGDVNAIRIASKTNIQDCAVLHGMRHVHPVHIGELVTIGHSAVVHGCTVEDAVLVGMHATILNGARIGEGSIIAAGALIPEGTVIPPRSLVAGLPGKVRRQLDDKDREMILQYANNYLDYTKIYLEETK is encoded by the coding sequence ATGATCCGCTCTTACCAGGGAAAGACGCCCAGTGTTGGCCAGGGCTGCTATATCGACCAGTCCGCACAGGTGATCGGCGATGTGATCTTAGGCGATCAGTGCTCGGTCTGGATGAACGCCGTCGTTCGCGGTGACGTCAATGCGATCCGCATCGCATCGAAGACCAACATCCAGGATTGCGCCGTCCTGCACGGAATGCGCCACGTCCACCCGGTCCATATTGGTGAGCTGGTCACCATCGGCCACTCAGCCGTTGTCCATGGATGCACGGTAGAGGACGCCGTCCTGGTCGGCATGCACGCCACCATCCTCAACGGCGCACGCATCGGCGAAGGCTCCATCATCGCCGCGGGAGCCTTGATCCCCGAAGGCACCGTGATTCCGCCGCGATCACTCGTGGCAGGTCTGCCGGGGAAGGTACGCCGCCAGCTCGACGACAAAGACCGCGAGATGATCTTGCAGTACGCCAACAATTATCTGGACTACACCAAGATTTATCTGGAAGAAACCAAGTAG
- a CDS encoding DUF3050 domain-containing protein, with protein MLNDVNVDFAAEQLAQLQQRIQPLHNELAAHPLFSSFHTMNDLYRFMETHVYAVWDFMSLLKALQRGLTCVDVPWLPSADPVSCHLVNQIVLGEESDVYAHQHMSHFELYLLAMHSAGASTQSIDTFLALLRSGSGVKKALVAAVAPMGAASFVRHTFALIETGKLHAIASAFTFGREDLIPDMFQGFLDRLSPELQPKLETFLWYLNRHIEVDGGEHGPMALKMVAKLCGSDPMRWREAAEAAEAALRARLALWNSLA; from the coding sequence ATGCTTAACGACGTGAACGTAGACTTTGCCGCCGAGCAGTTAGCGCAACTTCAGCAACGGATTCAACCGCTGCACAATGAGCTGGCCGCGCATCCTCTCTTCTCCTCCTTCCACACCATGAACGACCTGTATCGCTTCATGGAGACGCACGTCTACGCGGTGTGGGATTTTATGTCGCTGCTGAAGGCGCTGCAGCGCGGTCTTACGTGTGTCGACGTTCCCTGGCTGCCTTCGGCTGATCCGGTCTCCTGCCATCTGGTCAACCAGATCGTTCTGGGCGAGGAGAGCGATGTCTATGCCCATCAGCACATGTCGCACTTTGAGCTGTATCTGCTCGCAATGCATTCGGCCGGAGCTTCGACTCAGTCCATTGATACTTTTCTTGCGCTTCTTCGTAGCGGCAGCGGCGTGAAGAAAGCGCTGGTAGCGGCTGTTGCTCCCATGGGGGCCGCGTCGTTCGTGCGTCACACCTTTGCGCTGATTGAGACCGGAAAGCTGCATGCCATCGCGTCTGCCTTTACCTTCGGACGCGAGGACCTGATCCCGGATATGTTCCAGGGTTTTCTCGATCGGCTTTCACCGGAGCTGCAGCCGAAGCTCGAGACCTTCCTTTGGTATCTGAACCGTCATATTGAAGTGGATGGCGGCGAGCACGGACCGATGGCTCTGAAGATGGTAGCCAAGCTGTGTGGAAGCGATCCGATGCGTTGGAGGGAAGCCGCGGAGGCGGCGGAGGCGGCGCTGCGAGCCCGCCTGGCGTTGTGGAACTCGCTGGCTTAG
- a CDS encoding YdeI/OmpD-associated family protein produces MPPSKNKPKTFKATLEHLQGNLGWVVAYLPFDPAKVWPERKRLRVRGDVNGHAFRSSLFPKSGGGGFFLLVNKTMQKGAKAAPGSVVTITMEPDLEERDFGVPPTLVPYLKKDRALKKFYDEFSDSAKHDIARYMAEPKTPEALKERTERFLERVMLTMEGEEITPPILVMLFRQNPLAERGWNLMTKVQRRNSLLAIFYYRTPESREKRARKVVEEAVKVAEKKLR; encoded by the coding sequence ATGCCGCCGTCGAAGAACAAACCCAAGACCTTCAAAGCTACGCTGGAGCACCTCCAGGGAAATCTGGGATGGGTCGTCGCGTATCTTCCCTTTGACCCGGCGAAGGTTTGGCCGGAGCGGAAGCGGCTGCGGGTGCGAGGTGATGTCAACGGTCATGCCTTTCGCAGCTCGCTCTTTCCCAAAAGCGGTGGAGGCGGCTTCTTTCTCCTGGTGAACAAGACGATGCAGAAGGGGGCAAAAGCGGCGCCGGGCTCCGTGGTCACCATCACCATGGAACCCGATCTGGAGGAGCGTGACTTCGGCGTGCCGCCTACGCTCGTGCCCTACCTCAAGAAAGACCGCGCGCTGAAAAAGTTTTATGACGAGTTCTCTGACTCGGCCAAGCATGACATCGCGCGTTATATGGCAGAGCCCAAGACGCCGGAGGCTCTGAAAGAGCGCACGGAGCGGTTCCTTGAGCGCGTGATGCTGACGATGGAGGGTGAGGAGATTACGCCACCGATCCTGGTCATGCTCTTCCGTCAGAACCCGCTGGCGGAGAGGGGATGGAATCTGATGACGAAGGTGCAGCGCCGCAATAGCCTGCTGGCGATCTTCTACTACCGTACCCCCGAGAGTCGAGAGAAGCGGGCTCGCAAGGTGGTGGAAGAAGCAGTGAAGGTTGCAGAGAAAAAATTGAGATAG
- a CDS encoding IS481 family transposase, with protein sequence MAWRKVEVEAQRLRFVEAAMIGERSFSSLCVEYEISRPTGYLWLKRYREHGAAGMQEASRRPLLSPRQSPAELEEQIVSLRRQHPDWGARKLRVLLGRSGVKVPSSTVHRVLRRHGLIHRLDSHPQATGSFCREAPNQLWQMDFKSPKGWNAHLGPLSVLDDHSRYALVLEQLSSGEGLVVQQRLDKAFSDCGLPEAMLMDHGQPWWNAQSPGGWTQLSVWLMRLGIRLYFSGVRHPQTQGKVERFHGALERARRRCGPMDTPPGQSWLDRFREEYNHVRPHEALDMETPADHWHPSQREYTEPRNPAYAPDAEVRELNSNGALWLDGRSWQVAGALAHQPVRLARIDQRILIFYGDTPIRELDLTGQGSTIVEPCPANSLNL encoded by the coding sequence ATGGCATGGAGGAAGGTGGAAGTGGAAGCGCAGCGATTGCGGTTTGTGGAGGCGGCGATGATTGGAGAGCGATCGTTTTCGTCTCTGTGTGTGGAGTACGAGATTAGCCGTCCGACGGGTTATCTGTGGCTGAAGCGATACCGTGAGCATGGAGCGGCCGGCATGCAGGAAGCCAGCCGCAGGCCTCTGCTGAGTCCCCGTCAGAGCCCTGCCGAGTTGGAAGAGCAGATCGTGTCTTTACGGCGCCAGCATCCTGACTGGGGTGCACGTAAGCTTCGCGTTCTGCTCGGCCGATCTGGGGTGAAGGTGCCATCGTCGACCGTACATCGAGTGTTGCGTCGGCACGGTCTGATCCACCGGCTGGACAGCCATCCACAGGCCACTGGCAGCTTCTGTCGCGAGGCGCCTAATCAGCTCTGGCAGATGGATTTCAAAAGCCCTAAGGGATGGAACGCGCATCTTGGCCCCTTATCCGTGTTGGATGACCACAGCCGCTATGCCTTGGTGTTGGAGCAACTGTCCTCGGGTGAAGGTCTCGTCGTCCAACAGAGGCTGGATAAGGCGTTCTCTGACTGTGGGTTGCCCGAGGCCATGCTGATGGATCACGGCCAGCCCTGGTGGAACGCGCAGTCACCAGGAGGATGGACGCAGCTATCCGTGTGGCTGATGCGGCTGGGCATCCGGCTGTACTTCTCCGGAGTCCGCCACCCGCAGACCCAGGGTAAGGTGGAACGCTTCCACGGTGCCCTGGAGCGGGCACGGAGAAGGTGCGGGCCGATGGATACGCCGCCTGGCCAGTCATGGCTGGACCGCTTCCGGGAAGAGTACAACCATGTTCGTCCCCATGAAGCGCTGGACATGGAAACGCCAGCAGACCACTGGCACCCCAGCCAGCGAGAGTACACCGAACCACGTAACCCCGCGTATGCCCCGGATGCCGAAGTGCGCGAGCTCAACAGCAACGGAGCGCTCTGGCTGGACGGACGCAGCTGGCAGGTAGCCGGAGCCCTGGCTCATCAGCCTGTCCGTCTCGCTCGCATCGATCAACGCATCCTGATCTTCTACGGTGACACGCCCATCCGGGAACTCGACCTCACGGGGCAGGGTTCCACGATCGTGGAACCCTGCCCCGCAAACTCACTCAATCTGTAA
- a CDS encoding Hsp70 family protein, translating into MRPFRIGIDFGTTNTSIARADGSEVTLAHFAAPAGETPSYRSLLYLEQVREKGRPLVHSYTGPRGIEHYLAADHESSGTQGRLIQSLKSYLPSRSLTGTEVFGRRYTLEDLIARILTDVRIAAERQFGHPIRSVTAGRPVRFVGSESEEDDAFAESRLRHAFELAGYEEVHFQLEPIGAAYSYESSLDHDELILIGDFGGGTSDFSLLHVGPSFRTQADRGKSMLGTSGLGLAGDAFDAKIVRKLVSPALGADTLAHSLKKLLPAVPNWIFANLERWHYLSFLRTRNVMEILSRAERSALEPEKITALITLIDRDLGYQLHQAVQRTKVQLSLEETAEFFFRDDDLELQATVKRSEFEGWIADELDAIERAVARLLESTGIQPQQIDRVFLTGGTSFVPAVRAIFHRMIGEGKLRTGNEFTSVAHGLSLST; encoded by the coding sequence ATGCGTCCGTTTCGCATCGGCATCGACTTCGGCACAACCAACACCTCCATCGCCCGCGCAGACGGCAGCGAGGTGACACTCGCGCACTTCGCTGCTCCGGCGGGAGAGACGCCGTCGTACCGGTCACTGCTGTATCTGGAGCAGGTGCGGGAGAAGGGGCGTCCGCTGGTGCACTCCTACACTGGGCCGCGTGGCATCGAGCACTATCTCGCTGCCGACCATGAGTCCTCGGGAACGCAGGGACGGTTGATCCAGTCGCTGAAGTCCTATCTGCCATCGCGGTCACTGACCGGTACGGAGGTCTTTGGCCGCAGGTACACCCTCGAAGATCTGATCGCGCGTATCTTGACGGACGTACGGATAGCTGCCGAGCGGCAGTTCGGTCATCCCATACGCAGCGTAACGGCGGGCAGGCCTGTACGTTTTGTCGGCTCGGAGTCGGAGGAGGATGATGCCTTCGCCGAATCGCGTTTGCGCCATGCTTTCGAACTCGCCGGATACGAAGAGGTGCACTTTCAACTGGAACCGATCGGTGCGGCCTATAGCTACGAGTCCTCCCTGGATCACGACGAGCTGATCCTGATCGGCGACTTCGGCGGCGGCACCTCGGACTTTTCGCTGCTGCATGTGGGGCCGTCGTTCCGCACACAGGCAGACCGGGGTAAATCGATGCTCGGGACCTCGGGCCTGGGACTTGCGGGTGACGCCTTCGATGCAAAGATCGTGCGCAAGCTGGTCTCGCCGGCACTGGGGGCAGATACGCTGGCGCATTCGTTGAAGAAGCTGCTGCCCGCCGTGCCCAACTGGATCTTCGCCAACCTGGAACGCTGGCACTATCTCTCGTTCCTGCGGACACGCAATGTGATGGAGATCTTGTCACGAGCAGAACGGTCGGCCCTCGAGCCGGAGAAGATCACGGCACTCATTACGCTTATCGATCGCGATCTCGGTTACCAGTTGCACCAGGCCGTGCAGCGGACGAAGGTGCAGTTGTCGCTCGAGGAGACGGCCGAGTTCTTCTTCCGGGACGATGACCTGGAGCTGCAGGCGACGGTGAAGCGCAGTGAGTTCGAGGGATGGATCGCCGATGAGTTGGACGCGATCGAGCGAGCGGTGGCGCGTCTGCTTGAGAGTACGGGGATACAACCGCAACAGATCGATCGTGTCTTCCTGACCGGAGGCACCAGCTTTGTCCCCGCGGTGCGGGCTATCTTTCATCGCATGATCGGCGAGGGCAAGCTGCGCACGGGCAACGAGTTCACTTCAGTGGCGCATGGTCTGTCGCTGAGTACGTAA
- a CDS encoding DinB family protein: MLYASPMAPNPYAAALGDNDPATVLPTTPAKLKALVAGLSAEQLNSPPAPGKWSIREIFAHLADCEMAFGFRLRQTLAVDNPVLQPFDQDKWAEHYAAYDYATAVAFYEAFRDWNLKFLSTVTDEQKQRGASHPERGFTPFSVQLATIAGHDLHHVSHMEKLVASLKS; the protein is encoded by the coding sequence ATGCTCTATGCTTCCCCCATGGCTCCTAATCCTTATGCTGCCGCCCTCGGAGATAACGATCCCGCAACCGTGCTGCCCACCACGCCGGCAAAGCTGAAGGCTCTGGTCGCGGGTCTAAGCGCCGAACAGCTCAATTCGCCGCCCGCTCCGGGCAAGTGGAGTATCCGCGAGATCTTCGCGCATCTGGCCGACTGTGAGATGGCCTTCGGCTTCCGCCTGCGCCAGACATTAGCCGTCGACAACCCTGTGCTGCAGCCTTTCGACCAGGACAAGTGGGCCGAGCACTATGCGGCATACGACTACGCGACCGCCGTGGCGTTCTACGAGGCTTTCCGTGACTGGAACCTGAAGTTCCTCTCGACCGTGACCGACGAGCAGAAACAGCGCGGAGCTTCGCATCCTGAACGCGGATTCACACCCTTCTCCGTGCAACTCGCGACCATCGCCGGTCATGACCTCCACCACGTCTCCCACATGGAGAAACTGGTAGCGTCGCTGAAGTCATAA
- a CDS encoding ArnT family glycosyltransferase — translation MANIAGSEQQTPIRLPWKIFWVGLIVRVLYITLAHTYRIRLFEDHFQFGWEAGRVARALVTGYGYADPFQGHTGPTAWLPPLYTFLIAASFKLFGIYSPLSAWFILTINSVFSALTALAVYEIGYRCFNPRVALWSAWLWALYPAAMQFAVKWVWEMTLTCCLFTWIFVLALRMRDNGGTWRQWTIFGVLGGLLALTNATPTVFLPVAALWVLWGVPGHRLQAFKRAIVAGVVAGSLLAPWVIRNYLVLHAFIPIRSNFGAENYMGNSPWSVGFPWGTTVPLENTRIIDEYHAKGEVQWVRDRGALAEEWIRTHRPEFWRLSALRAYMFWAGVPQPVIPHKEYVEYGRELNFTFGTVVGVLGLLLAIKQRRKAAWLMALAFLIYPLPYYFVTVQARFRHILEPLIMILAVNLFQSAEKRKLAL, via the coding sequence ATGGCCAACATCGCCGGCAGCGAACAACAGACGCCGATTCGCCTGCCATGGAAGATCTTCTGGGTGGGACTCATTGTCCGCGTCCTCTACATAACCCTGGCCCACACCTACCGCATCCGTCTTTTTGAAGACCACTTCCAGTTCGGGTGGGAGGCCGGCCGCGTCGCCCGGGCGCTGGTCACCGGCTATGGCTATGCCGACCCCTTCCAGGGACACACCGGCCCTACCGCATGGCTGCCTCCGCTTTATACCTTCCTCATCGCTGCGTCATTCAAGCTCTTTGGCATCTATAGTCCTCTATCCGCGTGGTTCATTCTCACGATCAACAGCGTCTTCTCCGCGCTGACGGCACTGGCGGTCTACGAGATCGGCTATCGCTGCTTCAACCCGAGGGTCGCTCTGTGGTCCGCATGGTTGTGGGCACTGTACCCCGCAGCCATGCAGTTCGCCGTGAAGTGGGTCTGGGAGATGACCCTCACCTGCTGCCTTTTCACCTGGATCTTCGTGCTCGCCCTGCGTATGCGCGACAACGGCGGCACATGGCGGCAGTGGACCATCTTCGGCGTATTGGGCGGCCTGTTGGCGTTGACCAACGCCACGCCTACGGTCTTCCTTCCGGTAGCGGCGCTATGGGTGCTTTGGGGTGTTCCCGGACATCGGCTACAGGCTTTCAAACGCGCCATCGTTGCGGGCGTTGTTGCGGGTTCCCTCCTGGCTCCGTGGGTAATTCGCAATTATCTGGTCCTGCATGCCTTCATTCCTATCCGCAGCAACTTCGGCGCGGAGAACTATATGGGGAACTCTCCCTGGTCTGTTGGTTTTCCCTGGGGCACGACTGTTCCACTCGAGAACACTCGCATCATCGACGAGTACCACGCCAAAGGCGAGGTGCAATGGGTAAGGGACCGCGGCGCACTGGCCGAAGAGTGGATTCGCACCCATCGCCCCGAGTTCTGGAGACTGAGCGCACTGCGTGCCTACATGTTCTGGGCGGGCGTTCCCCAACCGGTCATTCCGCACAAGGAGTACGTCGAGTATGGCCGTGAGCTGAACTTCACCTTTGGGACCGTGGTCGGAGTGCTGGGACTGCTGCTGGCGATCAAGCAACGACGCAAGGCTGCCTGGTTAATGGCGCTGGCATTCCTGATCTATCCCCTGCCGTATTACTTCGTGACCGTACAGGCGAGGTTCCGGCACATTCTGGAGCCTCTGATCATGATTCTGGCGGTAAACCTGTTCCAGAGCGCGGAGAAGCGGAAGCTGGCACTCTAA
- the rpmB gene encoding 50S ribosomal protein L28, with translation MAQTCEFCGKGPQFGNNISHAHNVTRRRWNVNLQAVKAVVNGASKRIRVCTSCIKSGKVVKA, from the coding sequence ATGGCACAGACCTGTGAGTTTTGCGGCAAGGGACCGCAGTTTGGCAACAACATTTCGCACGCGCACAACGTTACCCGCCGTCGCTGGAACGTAAACCTGCAGGCGGTGAAGGCCGTTGTGAACGGCGCCAGCAAGCGCATCCGCGTGTGCACCAGCTGCATCAAGTCCGGTAAGGTCGTCAAGGCCTAA